A window of the Nycticebus coucang isolate mNycCou1 chromosome 3, mNycCou1.pri, whole genome shotgun sequence genome harbors these coding sequences:
- the FAM25A gene encoding protein FAM25A: MMLGGLGKLAAEGLAHRTEKATEGAVHAVEEVVKEVVEHAKEVGEKAIADALKKAQESGDKVVKDVTETVTNTVTNAVTHAAEGLGKLGQ, translated from the exons ATGATGCTGGGAGGCCTGGGGAAACTTGCTGCCGAGGGCCTGGCCCACCGCACTGAGAAGGCCACTGAAGGAGCTG TTCATGCGGTGGAGGAAGTGGTGAAGGAGGTGGTAGAGCACGCCAAGGAGGTTGGAGAGAAAG CCATTGCTGATGCCTTAAAGAAGGCCCAGGAGTCAGGGGACAAAGTGGTGAAGGATGTCACTGAGACAGTGACCAACACAGTCACCAATGCGGTCACCCATGCAGCAGAGGGCCTGGGCAAGCTGGGACAGTGA